A window of Desulfobotulus pelophilus contains these coding sequences:
- a CDS encoding acyltransferase, giving the protein MRKDHRPYFIKKAYNRFQKFYLKKFLKPEFESLGHGIHAIKPWHVEVFGGPVRVGSFTTIIASSDSRVRLCVWSDKKDIHGIEIGDYCLICPGTRISAAEKIIIGANTMMANGVYITDADWHDLYDRSMPIGITKPVVIGENVWLGDSAIICKGVHIGDNSIIGAGSVVTKDIPENCIAAGNPARVVRQLDPDRKIVTRGDWLSDPREIGRQFDLLDRDLLRGNTVFGWLRSLVAPRHQD; this is encoded by the coding sequence GTGCGCAAAGACCATCGTCCTTATTTTATCAAAAAGGCCTACAACCGGTTTCAGAAATTCTACTTAAAAAAATTTCTGAAACCGGAATTCGAATCTCTGGGTCACGGTATCCACGCCATCAAACCCTGGCATGTGGAGGTTTTTGGCGGCCCCGTTCGTGTTGGCAGCTTCACCACCATCATTGCCAGCTCCGATTCCAGAGTTCGTCTTTGCGTATGGAGTGATAAAAAAGACATCCACGGAATTGAAATCGGGGACTACTGCCTGATCTGTCCGGGTACACGTATCAGTGCCGCAGAAAAAATTATCATCGGTGCCAATACCATGATGGCCAACGGTGTCTATATCACCGATGCGGACTGGCATGATCTCTATGACCGCTCCATGCCCATAGGCATCACAAAACCGGTTGTCATTGGAGAAAATGTATGGCTTGGAGACAGTGCCATTATCTGCAAAGGTGTTCATATCGGCGATAACAGTATCATCGGCGCAGGCAGTGTTGTCACAAAAGACATTCCTGAAAACTGTATTGCCGCGGGAAATCCTGCCAGGGTTGTCCGGCAGCTGGATCCTGACCGGAAAATTGTCACACGGGGAGACTGGCTTTCGGATCCACGGGAAATCGGCCGACAGTTTGACCTTCTTGACAGAGACCTCCTGCGGGGCAATACGGTTTTCGGCTGGCTCCGCTCCCTTGTTGCGCCACGGCATCA